A genomic segment from Nicotiana sylvestris chromosome 1, ASM39365v2, whole genome shotgun sequence encodes:
- the LOC138873479 gene encoding uncharacterized protein, with the protein MRGYAKMMKDLMSRKFDFQDLATVTLTQTCSTVVTRSVAEKLSDQGSFTIPYIIGNFAFAKALCDLGASINLMPLAIYKRLGIGRARPTSMLLQLGDRAVKRPSRILDDELVQVETFVFPADFVILDCRVDEEIPIIFGRSFLATG; encoded by the coding sequence atgcgtggttatgcaaaaatgatgaaggacttgatgtcccgaaaattcGACTTCCAAGATTTGGCCACAGTGACTCTAACTCAGACCTGCAGTACTGTGGTGACTAGATCAGTTGCTGAGAAGTTGTCTGATCaagggagtttcacaattccctACATTATTGGTAACTTTGCCTTTGCCAAGGCACTCTGTGATTTGGGGGCCAGCATAAATCTTATGCCGCTGGcgatctataagaggttggggattggaagagctagacccacatctatgttgttgcagctgggtGACAGAGCTGTGAAAAGACCCTCACGTATTTTGGATGACGAGTTAGTACAGGTAGAGacatttgtgttccctgcagattttgtgattctggattgtagagtggatgaagaaattcccataatttttgGAAGGTCGTTCTTGGCCACAGGGTGA